A single Camelus dromedarius isolate mCamDro1 chromosome 26, mCamDro1.pat, whole genome shotgun sequence DNA region contains:
- the GTPBP4 gene encoding GTP-binding protein 4, whose translation MAHYNFKKITVVPSAKDFIDLTLSKTQRKTPTVIHKHYQIHRIRHFYMRKVKFTQQNYHDRLSQILMDFPKLDDIHPFYADLMNILYDKDHYKLALGQINIAKNLVDNVAKDYVRLMKYGDSLYRCKQLKRAALGRMCTIVRRQKQSLEYLEQVRQHLSRLPTIDPNTRTLLLCGYPNVGKSSFINKVTRADVDVQPYAFTTKSLFVGHMDYKYLRWQVVDTPGILDHPLEDRNTIEMQAITALAHLRAAVLYVMDLSEQCGHGLREQLELFQNIRPLFINKPLIVVANKCDVRRVAELPEDDRKIFIDLQAEGFPVIETSTLTEEGVIKVKTEACDRLLAHRVETKMKGNKVNEVLNRLHLAVPNRRDDKERPPFIPEGVVARRRRMELGEPKRRRERDIELEMGDDYILDLQKYWDIMNSSEKHDKIPEIWEGHNVADYVDPDIMQKLQELEKEEELRTAAGEYDSESESEDEEMAEIRQLAKQIREKKKLKILQSREKDTQGPRMPRTAKKVQRKVLEDEMRSLGVDMDDKEHAHYAAQARRSRSVTRKRKREDSAPPTSVARSRSCSRTPRDVSGLRDVKMVKKAKTMMKNAQKKMNRLGKKGESDRHVFDMKPKHLLSGKRKAGKKDRR comes from the exons ATGGCGCACTACAACTTCAAGAAGATCACTGTGGTGCCATCCGCCAAG gaCTTTATCGACCTGACATTATCGAAGACTCAACGAAAGACTCCAACAGTTATTCATAAACATTACCAAATCCATCGCATCAGACATTTTTATATGAGGAAAGTCAAATTTACTCAGCAGAATTACCATGACAGACTGTCACAGATTCTAATGGATTTTCCCAAACTGGAT GACATCCATCCATTCTATGCGGATTTGATGAACATTCTCTATGACAAGGATCACTACAAGCTGGCTCTGGGACAAATAAATATTGCCAAAAATTTAGTGGACAA CGTTGCTAAGGACTACGTGCGGCTCATGAAGTACGGGGACTCCCTGTACCGCTGCAAGCAGCTGAAGCGCGCCGCCCTTGGGCGCATGTGCACCATCGTGCGGAGGCAGAAGCAGAGTCTGGAGTACTTGGAACAAG TGCGTCAGCATCTGTCCCGTCTGCCGACTATTGACCCGAACACAAGGACCCTGCTTCTGTGTGGGTACCCGAATGTCGGCAAGTCCAGCTTCATCAACAAG GTGACGAGAGCGGACGTGGACGTCCAGCCCTACGCCTTCACCACCAAGTCTCTGTTTGTCGGGCACATGGACTATAAGTACCTGCGTTGGCAG GTTGTGGACACGCCGGGGATTCTGGACCACCCTCTGGAGGATCGGAACACCATCGAGATGCAGGCCATCACGGCCCTGGCCCACCTGCGCGCCGCAGTTCTGTACGTGATGGACCTGTCGGAGCAGTGCGGGCACGGGCTGCGGGAGCAGCTGGAGCTCTTCCAGAACATCAGGCCCCTGTTCATCAACAAG CCTCTGATCGTCGTAGCGAACAAGTGTGACGTGAGGAGAGTGGCTGAGCTCCCTGAGGACGACCGG AAAATATTTATCGACCTGCAGGCTGAAGGGTTTCCTGTGATCGAGACCAGCACCCTGACAGAGGAAGGGgttattaaagtgaaaacagag GCTTGTGACCGGCTTTTGGCTCATCGAGTTGAAaccaaaatgaaaggaaataaagtgaACGAGGTGCTGAACAGATTGCACTTAGCTGTTCCCAACAGACGAGATGATAAG GAGCGGCCCCCGTTCATCCCAGAAGGCGTGGTGGCGCGCAGAAGGCGGATGGAGCTTGGGGAGCCCAAGAGGAGGCGG GAGCGGGATATTGAGCTGGAAATGGGAGATGATTACATCTTGGATCTTCAGA AGTACTGGGATATCATGAATTCATCTGAGAAGCACGATAAGATACCCGAGATCTGGGAGGGCCATAACGTAGCTGACTACGTCGACCCTGACATCATGCAG aaattgcaagagttagaaaaagaagaagagctCAGAACCGCGGCTGGAGAGTACGACAGCGAGTCCGAAAGCGAAGACGAAGAAATGGCGGAGATCCGGCAGCTGGCGAAGCAGATTAGGGAAAAGAAGAAGCTGAAGATTCTGCAGTCCAGAGAGAAGGACACGCAGGGGCCCAGGATGCCTCGGACGGCCAAGAAG GTGCAGCGCAAGGTCCTGGAGGATGAGATGCGCAGCCTTGGCGTGGACATGGACGACAAGGAGCAC GCCCACTATGCGGCCCAGGCCAGACGGTCGCGGAGTGTCACCAGGAAGAGAAAGCGGGAGGACTCCGCTCCACCCACCTCTGTAGCCCGGAGTCGCAGTTGCTCCCGGACTCCACGCGATGTCTCTGGCCTCCGGGATGTCAAG